A genomic segment from Diospyros lotus cultivar Yz01 chromosome 5, ASM1463336v1, whole genome shotgun sequence encodes:
- the LOC127802623 gene encoding phospholipase A(1) DAD1, chloroplastic, translated as MEYQGVRNWEGLLDPLDDTLRSEIIRYGHFVDAAYKAFDFDISSPSYASCRYPKSSLFERSGFARTGFRLTRNLRATSGIRLPPWVERAPAWMATQSSWIGYVAVCQDKDEISRLGRRDVVVAFRGTATCLEWLENLRATLAPVPNAGSGGTETEPMVESGFLSLYTSGTETSPSLQTLVREEIKRLLQSYGDEPLSLTITGHSLGAALATLTAYDIKTTFSRAPLVTVISFGCPRVGNGSFRRCLEKQGTKVLRIVNSDDPITKVPGFVIDKRPNNRPEMAMASSGSLPTWIGRSVEQTQWVYADVGRELRLSSRDSPYVAGGNVAVCHDLKTYLHLVNGFVSSGCPFRATAKRMKMMKKKKTGTAA; from the coding sequence ATGGAATATCAAGGGGTCCGGAACTGGGAAGGGCTTCTGGACCCACTGGACGATACCTTACGCAGTGAGATCATTCGATACGGACACTTCGTCGATGCCGCTTATAAGGCTTTCGATTTCGACATCTCTTCGCCTTCTTACGCTTCTTGCCGCTACCCCAAGAGCTCCCTGTTCGAACGCTCCGGCTTCGCCCGCACCGGTTTCCGCCTGACCAGGAACCTGCGCGCCACCTCCGGCATCCGCCTGCCGCCCTGGGTCGAGAGGGCTCCCGCCTGGATGGCCACCCAGTCCAGCTGGATTGGCTACGTGGCAGTGTGCCAGGACAAGGACGAGATTTCCCGGCTGGGCCGCCGTGACGTGGTGGTGGCCTTCCGTGGCACCGCCACTTGCTTGGAGTGGCTCGAGAATCTCCGGGCCACTCTCGCGCCGGTGCCCAATGCAGGCTCCGGCGGCACAGAGACAGAGCCTATGGTGGAGAGCGGCTTTCTCAGCTTGTACACTTCTGGGACCGAGACCAGCCCCAGTTTACAGACTTTGGTGAGGGAAGAGATCAAGAGGCTGCTCCAAAGCTACGGCGACGAGCCGCTGAGCTTGACGATCACCGGGCACAGCCTCGGGGCGGCCCTGGCCACGCTGACAGCTTACGACATCAAGACAACATTCAGCCGGGCGCCGTTGGTGACCGTCATCTCGTTCGGCTGCCCGCGCGTCGGGAACGGGAGCTTCCGCCGGTGCCTGGAGAAGCAGGGGACGAAGGTGCTCCGGATAGTGAACTCCGACGACCCGATAACAAAAGTCCCTGGCTTCGTCATCGACAAAAGACCCAATAACCGGCCAGAAATGGCAATGGCGTCGAGTGGGAGTCTACCGACATGGATCGGGAGAAGCGTGGAGCAGACCCAGTGGGTGTACGCGGACGTGGGGCGGGAGCTGCGGCTGAGCAGCCGGGACTCGCCGTACGTGGCCGGCGGCAATGTGGCGGTATGCCACGACCTGAAAACGTACCTCCACCTTGTGAACGGGTTCGTGAGCTCCGGCTGCCCATTCAGGGCCACTGcgaagaggatgaagatgatgaagaagaagaaaacagggacagcggcttaa